Genomic segment of Eleutherodactylus coqui strain aEleCoq1 chromosome 1, aEleCoq1.hap1, whole genome shotgun sequence:
CATACATGCACATACAATATAAGCACAGATAATACAAATTTATTATAAGGAAACggcaaaaaggaaaaacagaGAATCTATCTCTAAACTTATTAATATGTGAAACCCTACCTATAAGCGGGGTGATCGTCCTCATGGGGACGGCCCCACATAAGCACCTGGGGTAACTCTGGTGACTTTTCATAGATGGTGACAGGGAAATAGTGGCAAAAACACAACGAGACCAAAATATATACAAGGGGAAATGAACCACAAAGACCCCAGATAAATAAGTTGAACGAAAGCAGACTTATCTTAACTTAGACACAGTTTCAACCGAGGAGCTGCAGACAAAACCAGAAACACCTCCAAATCGAAAGTATAACCAGCACCTTCTCTTCAAGAGAGCTGGTTTAAATAATCAAACAATATTGATTGATGCTGGTTGAACCCGTGATGGTCTATCAATACTGAATGGTTGAGCAGCCAACTACCCCTGCAGGTTTATAACCACTTAACAGAAAGGAGCAGTTAAGTCTCTGCTGACCAGTATTGACAGAAAATGAACACACAGACATGGCATTTCATGTGGGCCATGCCTGACATGGCTATGAAACCCCAGGCCAACCATCTGCCAGCGACACTGGGACATAATCCTAGACAaactcaatgatgttgagatcagggttctgtggggatcatatcatcacttccaggactccatattcttctttatgctgaagatagttctttctgacattggctgtatgtttgggttcATTGACCTGTTGCAGAATGAATTCAGAGCCTGTCAGATGCCCTACCTGATGGCACTGTGTGATGGATAAGTATcggcctgtatttctcagcattaaggacaccattaatcctgaccaaatccccaactccacttgctgaaatacagcacaaacctgcaacttcactgttggctgcagacactcattattgctctgctctccagcccttcagtgaacaaactgccttctgttacagccaaatatttcacattttgactcatcagttccaacacctgctgccatttatctgcaccccagttccttgtttttgtgtatagttgagtcacttggctTTCTTTCTACATTGTGCGGCTTTTTGCCAGCAATTCTTCTataaagaccacttctggccagacttctccaaacagAAGATGGGTagacctgggtcccactggtttgaGCCAATGGcattgctggacatcttccgattttGGAGGGAAGTgaacatgatgtgtctttcatcagCTGGACTGCTTCCAGCTGTATCTTTtgaagttaggccgcctgcacacggcagaaccTGATTGCAGCGGATTACGGATAGTCACAGTGAGCCACCGTTGGTTATGtgaagtacagatttttttttcaaatgtttatttttcccagtgtcatcgctaggcgatgtaaattgcggatgggctgcgggttgggtGGCTTCCattagcttcaatggaagctgtccgcatggaatccgtgcaaaaatggagcatgccgctatttttcctccacaagtggaaattgcaattgatttccggtTGCATGCATGAAAtagcgatttcccatagcatgctatgaaaagagatgagcgaacgtactcgttaagggcgatttcgcaatcgagcatcactattttcgagtacctggctactcggacgaaaagattcggggtgcggcgtggtggagcagggggtagcagtggggaacaggggggagctccctctctctccccccccactcccctctgcaacccccccgctcacccccagcgccacccgaatcttttcacccgagtagtcaggtactcgaaaatagcgatgctcgattgcgaaatcgcccttaactagtacgttcgctcatctctatgaaccgtatttgctgcagatccgcagtgcGGACACATGCCGTGGATTCCGCAACAAGAATCCATTTGTGTACAGGTGGCCTTACTGACTGTGtgtcaacctacatatgaaaatgatggttATTATTACCTGTTTGGCATAACTGGATAATAATAGTCATACAGCTGACTATAAACCTGTAAGATCCCCGACTTTGTGtaaatgtacctagaagaattgatgctgttttgaaagtaaagggcggtcacatcaaatattgatttgcatttctcttttgttctttcttattttttaagcattcttactttatagtatttttccacacctgcctgaaACATTTCCCAGTACCGTATTAACTCTTTCAGGACCACAGATTGTTTTCTCATTTTTGGTTTTAcctcctaacttttttatttttatttcgatctagccatatgagggcttgctttttgcaaggTGAATTGTTTCTTTGAATGATACAACTTAGGGTGACtccccactacagtttttttttcactgcgaaattcgcagtgtttttttctgcaggggtctatgggacttgtaatgttaaaattgcgatcgcacaAGActgcgatttcacggtaaattgcgattttgtgtgatcgcgattttaacattacaagtcccataaccccctgtagaaaaaaaaaacgctgcgaatttcgcagtgaaaaaaaacagtagtgggtagtcacccttaaaggggtggtctgacACTcatgatccccgctgatcagctgatttctaGCATCGCTGTCAATATAGTCAGCATTGGAAACACATAACGCTGACAACGTTGCAACAGACACTtttgtactgcaggcacagctcccattgtaatcaatgggagctgtgcctacaaCAGCAACCCAGGTCACTGCACTATAGACAGTCGGCTTTTTGTGCTGTCTATGTAGACAGTAGCACCAAAAATCAGCTGACTGGTGaggatcctgaggatagatcatcaatagaaaaaatgccccaattctggacaactcctATACTGTACCATACAATATGtagaaaaacgtttaaaaatttcTATGTGGCGTGAAAGTTTAATACAATTATATTTTTTGGCGAAATTTCTTTTTATGGTCTACATAGTGCAGTAATAATAACATGCTAACTGTATTCTgctggtcagtatgattacggccattccaaatttttcattgtactactttaaagaaaataaaatcttCTATAAAAATAATTTCTTCCTGCTGCCATCTTTTGATCCCTGTagcttttttatattttcattaaTGGCGGTGTGTGGCGGCTTGTTTTTTCTGCACCACTAGCCTAGTTTCCACTGAAACTATCTTGGcttacatacgactttttgattgctttcattaaatattttcttggagacgggtgtGTCcataaaagcgcaattctggcaatgTGTATTTTATTTTCTCATGGTCTTCACTGTGAAAgataaatagtgcattattttaaGTCGGCCCTTTTCTACACACAGCaatacaatttttctttttttttgactttttcatattaagggcttattcagaccgtATATAGGCCAGGTTCTCACGCCCCGCCGATAtgtggcgtccctctctgcagggggaggaggctggaagagccgggagcagtgcactgagctcccgcccccactccactatttgcaatgggagggggcaggacgggagcGGAGCTATgttccagaacttagctccgcccccaccccgcccctctcattgcaaatagtggcgaggggcagagagggggcgggagctcagtgcactccccccggctcttccagcctccttcccttacagagagggacaccgtatatcggcctggcgtgaaaacccggacgatatacggtcgtctgaataagccctcagaatgagaagtttgttgttttttttactctcaATATTTTGTACTTTTagtaatagttaaaaaaaacctttaacatatatttttttgttttttttacctgtaGAGGACTTGAAGTAGTGATCAGCTGCTCAATAAACAGaaacacttcagtattgcagcacATTGTATTTCTGAAGGGAttctaataggcagaaatacatgtcaACCGAATGGCACTTTGAGATCTCACTGTGAGAGGCTGTTCAGGTGACAGAGGTCTCCCTCTCCCTATCAGGCCATATAAATGttcctgtcagaattgacagccgcatCTAAATGTTTAACCACCGCTGAGTTATTTCCAATTGCAACCTTTTCAACTCAGTGTCAGCGTTCAAAGACAGCTAACATCCTCTGTGTCAGGCGAGAGCTCAGCTCCCGAACCACATCATACTAATCCCCGCACACATCCGACATTTATTTACATTgcctgaaagggttaaagagtgttCAAATGTATAATGTTAAAACAACTGCCTATTGCTGCAGTTCTTCTAAACTGAATAATGAAACAATTTTGcttgattttaatttgtacagCTCAAATGCAGACCTATGTGCGTCCATAGCGACAGACTACAAACGTaccttgtgtagtctgatcctacagTCATGCTGTACTTCCATTTGTGCCATCCTTTTTGCAGTCTACGTTCATTTAaggaggcataaaaatcatcattggttcGTTTACTAATTGTTCGGTTcaaatactgatcattcagttGTTTTCATTTACTTATGCAGTGATTGTGAATGACTGTATGAtttcttgtgtgaatgagccaacgatgtatctgcctgtataaacaggccgcCCGACAAAcgagtgaactctgacattgttcgcttgttcaaacgagagaAATCAGCAGGTCTAAACAGACACTTAAACTAGGCAGtcttagggcgcggtcacacgagcgtaggcgtatttacgttcgcacgtgcgcagcgtttaatcgccggaaagaacgtttttcggcaatcatgaccagagctagaaagtgtattatcgtttgttcctactttgtaaactatctttttggccatcgaatatgcgttggcgcgtatttcggtcgcgtatgttccgtctttttttcgggttgctgtttttacgcgccgtaaaatcgccccgtgcgaacgaatacattggagaccaacgcctcagatggtcacgtttatacgattgggcgcaaaaaggcgccgtttatgcgctcgtgtgaacgcaccctcaggcttcattcacacgaacgtatattgactcggttttcacgctgagccaatatatgtcgtcctcatctgcagggggggagggaggatggaagagccaggagcaggaactgagctcccgccccctctctgcctcctctccgcccctctgcactatttgcaatgaaaggaggcggggtggggcggggctaagttctgagaattagccccacccctgcccctcctctccccattgcaaatagtgcagaggggcggagaggaggcagagagggggcgggagctcagtgcctgctccttgctcttccatcctccccccctgcagatgaggacggcgtatatcggctcggcatgaaaaccgagccgatatacgttcgtgtgaaggcagccttaaaatGTGCTAGATTTATCAGAGAttggctgaatgataaatctgtgaaTTCTAATAATgtctagtctaaaggcccatttacactaaaagataatcgctcaaaaaatgatagtttgagtgacagttttgagcgatcatctttgcataactctaaggctgcctgtccacgggtgtataTTCATTacattccccgcagcgataatccggccgcggggaaagcagtgaaagctctccatagcgttgctatgaagaGCACTTCCCCCCTATCTACGAAccgagaatcattgcaattctccgctcgctggcggcaatttgcagcatgctgcgaatttaccgcgattctccgcggtgagcctatttgtcagataggctgacagcagagatccctctgctggctcctgctcccgggcgacagtatcccgcggtggatctctgcaacgtccgtggacaggcagcctaagtagctaattagctactaaagagttaatgcaggtggagcagtATACCACCGCGTTAGCTCCAAGaaaaatgcagctgttttgtatatgcaaacagctgcattgttatcGGAGCTTTCATCTGGTGTCCCAGATAAAAGCTTAAAACttgcagcgggacaccagctgatagcagccatcggtgatttctagcaagctagaaatcaccgatgaatgaatagtgcatgaacagtgcacgatggtcgtgcttttagacacaacgactatcgctcaaaagatggcttttgagcgaattttgagcgataattgtcatGTCTAAATGGTCCTTAAGGACCTGTTTACACAGGACTGTGTAAACTGAATGAGAAGTAAACGAATTCTCGTTTGCTGATCAGTCAGGACATGCATCTGCACTGactgataattgttcagattcctgctagatgcaggaatctgaacgatttatcagcccgtgtaaatgtAGTTTAGACCACCGTCTAGTTGGCTAAGTTTATTTCAGAAAATTGAGCCAACATTTTGGCATAATTTGACACAATTTTTAGTGCAATTTAGACTGTGCCTCTTTTTAAACGAAGAAATGCCCCTTGGTAGGAAAAGTGCATGAAATGCTTAAAACACAGTAAGTGTGGCAGAAAGCGTATTTCTCAGTTTTCTAGTACAATTTGCTCCAGAAAActtgaattttcaatagtaaacgAGCCCCAGATACGATAAACACAAAACAATAAGAGATTTGTCGTATAGGCTGTGTGCAAAGACTCATTTTAGATTTATTAGAGCAATAGAAATTGGTCGCAAATATCCTTCCAGGCAGCCTGCAGCCTACTAACACACAAGGTGAGTACCCTACTTATACTATGCCATCAACAATGGATTCTAGCAGtttccttagggctcctttacactggcgaatgtgatattgggccgtgattcaggGCCCGATCTCTCACTTGCCACCACTtgaaagccccatggatgtgaggcattttcatgtgaaaacagcctcacaccaCTtctgggatgaagggaatccctgctgcggctgtcagaggatcgcagagttctcccattgcaaCAAaactcgcagaaagatagaacatgctgtaatgGGTTTCCCTcatcgcattgcagtgccatgtgggaaaacatcgctaatgttaaTTAACCCAttctaaagaatggggttcacatttgtgcatctcgcgacgcacaaatctcgcacgattttcaagGCCCCCTTAAACTGCCTTCAAAATCAAAATTCAGATAAAAGAGAATGTCTCTTGAACAGAATTCTTTTAAATTCGGGCATCTCTAGCCCCCTCCAAGAATGCAGATAGGTGTAAATGCATCACCCCACGCAATTTTCACACACTACAATTGCGTAGTGGCTTTTGCTGTGGTTTCTTGATCTGTCTCAGCCAGTTGGAGGTCAGGACCACAAAAGAACCTCACCCCTCTTTGAAATTCCAGATTACACCATGACCTCCTTCGCACAGGGTGTGAGCAATATagtcactaagggctcattcacatgagcataaatACGTAGCTTATTAGGCACATACTTTTTAAGCGCATGATACGTAATGAttgaagcccattgatttcaatgagttcattcacagtTGCATATTTGTCACATGAATTTCGGTTGCATGAGGAAAAGCTCTACATGTCCTATATTGATGCATATTACGCACCATAATAGCCCATTGTGCATAAATCTGCGTATTTATGCACAAAATCAATGAGATTTTCTGCAGGTATTTTTGACAGCCAATAGACAGAAAAATGCGAGGCAACCGCGTATTTCAGCCCGTGAATGCGCTGTGTATTCACGAATCAAAATgcgcatacacctgtgtgaatgcaccgtaATACTATAATTCATATAAAGCAATAAAGGGGCACTCTGGTGAggttttcattcattcattcattcattatgtagttatCCCCTTAGTACAGTGATAGCGAactttttagagaccaagtgtccAAACTGCAATCCATAGTGCCAACACgtcgggggcggggcttatgacgatatatatgattttacctccatcattataaaaaggaaagTGCCATTTCAAAATGGATAGGGAGGTACGTCCGGTGTTTTTGTCCTAACTGGAGCACTGGAGTAccactgctgtggattttgactggagatCAGCTGTgcacccgcagctgatttcatactatccGGCGCTCTGCCTCACCTCCTCAAAAAGCTTCCCGCTATCAGCACTCTCCGGCTTCTGATTCCTAGCAGCCTGTAGAGGTCACACCCTACCAGGCCGCTGAGAACCAGAAGGGGAGTGCAGATTACACGCAGCCTacagtgagggggagcgctgcatagtattaAATCAGCtctggaaccaaggaggagaggtcaggggaggaggatcctgggtgcacacaccgCCGTCAAGTTGTGCACCCATagcagtgccactgagtgattatCAACCGGGGCACCCCAACTGGTAATCACTTTAGTGGTGGCTACACGTCGGCGCGCATGCCCACAGAGGGAAATCTGAGTGCCccttctggcacgcgtgccataggttttcCACCAAGGCCCTACTATAtagaagtgagctagtgttactttgTTGAGTTATATCTTTGcatgaaactcctggcctctttttcctcagatggtcatgagaTCTCAATTTGTTTGGGGTTATGAGCTCTGAAATTTATCAGATTCTCAGTCTATATGATGCAATTGCATGAATGCTACCAAAAAAAATtgcttagagggggacacagactctcctatcacagttataatagaggagatcacagctcattctcctgaccAGTTGGGGTATTACAACTGAGAGCCCAACCAATTCTGAGAACAGGGGTACCGTGTCTTCCTTATCTCACCGTGGGCTCACTGCAACCCTTGCAGTGAAGTGCagactgaatggagtgacagCCGAGCATGTATGGTGCTACTCCCTtcatttttaatggggctgacggaaatagccaagtacaagcaccCAGTTATCTCCGGCTGTCCCACTGCAGATGAATAAAGCGCATGCTCGGCTGtcactctattcaatctcctccttactgcGGGGGGTGCAGTGAACCCAAAGTGAGGAAGAGGGGAAGACATGGGACTCCTGTTCTCGGGGATCgatggggtctcagtggtgaggccTTCACTGATCAGAGCTTTAGCACCTATTCTGTACATATGTGATATGCAAATACAACTATTAgcaattatttattattttcttaaAAAGCTAACTTAGCTAAGAGAGTGTGTTAGCAGTCAGAACTGCAGGGGGATGCATTCTGTTTAGGATATAATCACACGGCTCTATTTTTGGTCCGTGCTTGATCCAAATATTTCTTGACAAAAAGGTAGGAGATCCCATTAGATGAAAGCTGATTGCTCTGCAACTCCATCTTTTAGTTCACTTGTAAAATCAATCTTTGTAATTTTATTGCGCTACTTATCTTGCACTCATCCTGAGTAGCAATCTGTATGAGTACAAGATAATCCTGAGATGCATTCAGAATTCTGTTGACTTCAGAGCTGAACTCACCCACTATTGCATCAATGCTGGCACAATGGGGAGGGGGTGTAGTTTTAAGacaaaaaactgtgcaaaaactTATAATAGCCAACAATTGCTCAAATTGCtcatgtgttaaggcccatttagacgcaacgattaccgctcacaagccatcttttgagcgataatcgttgtgtgtaactgcactgacatcgtgcagttttcgttaagccgttgctcatcatcgtctttcagcgtgttgaaagacaacaatgagccttatcagggattcacagtggtgatactattgtttcagctgtatcccgctccctgatgacaggcttggtatgaagaacagagcgatcCAGTTGTGTgctccataccccgcacggagcactccgctgtataacagccaggagctccaaacagagaacagctggatgcagaagacaagcgaggacaccccacttgtcttctgcatcctccactcaaagcgctcggctgtataacagccgggcgctcccagcggagAACAactgggtgcagaagacaagcgaggacactccgcttgtcttctgcatcctccgctcacagcgcttggctgtataacagccaggcgctgtgAGCGgggaacagttggatgcagaagacaagcggccccgcttgtcttctgcatcctccgctcggagcgcaaggtaatcactcaacgtttgagcaatcatcttgcgcaGTAAATGACACGATTATTGCGCAAAAGTcggtcaaaagacatcttttgagagataatcgttgtgtctaaattggcctttacaGGAGGCCAGCTAAGGATGTTTTCccacctgcattggggattctgctttcttgCTCCATTGAGGGAGTaggaaaagggaatcctgtggccGAATGGTTCTGCCTGTGGACGGTACCAAACACCGCTGGGTAGACTGCATTGACTATGATGAAGTCTGTCTGCTTTCCTCCAATATACAGCTGTATGTGCAACAGAACCTCTGGCTGTAGGTTttggcacagatgtgaaacccgcCTGAACTGTTTAagagggatcagacctattctcttttgtacaaggaaagactagaagcaatgggatgaaactggaagggaggagacacagattagatattaaacagtgagggtgatcagtgagtggaacaggttaccacaggaggtggtgagttctccttcaatggaagtcttcaaacaaaggctggacagacatctgtctgggatgatttagtgaatcctgcactgagcagggggttggaccagatgaccctggaggtcccttccaactctaccattctaggatttagATTTCTATTTCATTCATTCACTCTGTATTTTGTTTATTGACAAGTTCGTTGTATTTTTGTAAGCAAgtttactttgtagcattttttccacaactACCTAAAACATTTGCATAGTACTGTAAACAATATAAACTTGCTACACTATGATTGTCAccatttatgtatgtatgtgcaagcCCTGGAGCTTCTCAGGCGCAACTCGCATTGCACAGCAGACGGACACCCCATCTGTGCACATTACAAGTCCTATTCTCACGTGAGATGCGCGcaaaaagtaggacatgctgcaatttttccatctCGCACTATTGGTGCAAGCAAACAAATCACTCATGAACATtaatccattgaaaataatgggttatcACAATGCACAAGTTTTGTCCGCCTCGCAATTGCACAGAACTTGTACGTTATTCTCAGCCGTGTAAATACGTGTTAACTCGTATACAACAGAGATCAAGGAACCACATTCTGCTGATTCCAGTGCTGTCACTTTTTTCTTGCAGTAGTTTTCATAAATCGCTGTTTATTAACTGAGCTGAGCCCTCATGCTCATGAGCAGTGGGCTCCCCCAACCGCCTgcagctgattgacagctttctccctatacCATGCATAAGAAATAAAATCAGTCAATCAGCGTCACCAGGGAGAAGCTCTTAAATATCAAGGACTCCAGATCATAAACACATCATTTTGGGGACTCCCTCACCCGGCCGACGCCATGGCTTAAAAACAGGGAATTTATGAAAACAAAAGAgaacagtaagggctcattcacacgggagcaTTTTCGGTGAATGCGTGAAAACACAGTAAATGTGGATACGGCACAGTTGCAAAAACTGCATACGCACCAAATATGCACCAAAACCGCATATAAACACGCAGTAAAAACGCTGTGTATTTCACGGATCAaaattgcatacgcccgtgtgaatgagccctagggaaaaaatgacaaagcccTGGAATCAGAGCGGCAGTCACCAGTTTATACTGCCCCTAGGAGGCACAGGATAATCCGGGTGGAGACACTGGAGCAACACAATGATATTCTCTGCCAATAATACCATTTAAGCACACAGCAGTGGCCTGAActagctgataacagagaactgTAGCGAGAATCCAGACTTTGGGCTTCATGCCCGGCTGCATCCTCTGTCAGGTTTCCAGGTGATGCACAAGTCAGCCCTCCTGCGGCAGGTAGGACAGCACCCTCATGGCATCCCCACAGGCCTCCTCCACCCTGCGGACCTGCTCCCGACTCAGCCTCTCCCTCCAGGCGCTCATGGCCTCCCTGGCGTTGCGGGCGGATACCAGGAAGGGTTTGTCTGAGGAGTAACTGGCGCCGCGGGTCATGTTCAGAACAAAGTCCTCCAGGGCCGGCAGTGCTGGGAGCCCCGTGAAGCGCAGTAGGCGGTGCAGCTCCTTGTGGGGGGCGAGCACCAGGTCCTCATAGCGGATGCTAAGGTAACGGTGCCGGAGCCAGGGTGGGCTGTGCCCCTGTACCAGGAGCAGGTCCCGCAGCCAGGCCTGGCAGATGACCTCCAGGGAGCCGCTCACCAAGTAGTCCGCTCCTCCTCGGTGCAGCTGTTGCTGCTGCAGGGCTCTGCCCGCCGCGTCGGCTCCTCGTAGGCGGCTCCGCAGCACCTGCAGGCTCTCTCGCAGCAGGGAGCGCTTGGATCGGAGCCGGGAGTTGTGCACGGCTCTGGGGTCTCGGAAGAGCTGGACCACCCGCAGGTTGAGCCCAGGATCCCGCAGCAGCGGCCGCAAGGAGGACAGTTCCAGTAGCCGCACGTCCTTAATGACCACCACTGGGTAGCGCAGGCACTCCGCCTCCAGGTCCCGCAGGGGCCGTGCCGGGCAGCGCTGCTCGCAGTCTTTAGGCTCCACAAGTCCCACCTCCTCCCTGCGCCGCCCAGCGGTAGAGTTGAACTCCCCTGCGGGGGATAAACAGAAGGGGGCGCTGCAGATCACTTTGTTGCTCTTCCAGCCGAACACGCCAGCAGAAGTCAGGTTGTCCCCCGCGTAGAGCCGCAGCGCGGAGAAGTCACAGCGGAACAGCGAGCCCAGCAAGTCCCGCAGCGCCCCCTGCAGGCTCTCCGCGTCCCCGGGGTACAGGGACTGCCACATGTGCCAAGCCGGCTCGTACAGGTAGAAGACAGCAGGGTGCTGGTTGAAGAGTTCCCCCAGAAAGGACGAGCCGCTCCGCCAGGTGGCGTGCAGGTAGACGTGTGTGCGAGGCGGCGGGGACACAGCAGCCTCCTCCGTCCCATCCAGCCCATCCTCTGCCCACAGGGACTGGTCCAGGTGCGGGCAGAGCCGCCGGAGAGGGGAGCGGTTCCATCCCCCCTCGTAGTCCCGCTCAGGCGAAGATCTCCTGCCGCCCCGCCAGCCTTCATGTAACATTACCGAGAGGAGGAACAGCATGAGCCCTGcgtagagcagcagcagcagccacagGCTCCGTGCCCCCCGCCGCTTCACCATCCTGTCACTCCCGGGCCATGGTGCCCGCCGCTCTCCTCTGCTCGTACCGTCGGTCACTTCCTGgcactccgcccaggggtggggCCGCTGTCCTCCGGATTACCGACTGATCGTCACCGCTCCGTCTAGTTAGTGGTAGTGACGCGGCGGAGCCTAATCTGGATTTACAGGAGTGTGGGGAACCGGTGTCAGGAGTGTATGCTGTGGGATGTATACATGGGGATGCTATACATACTCCAGAGGTGgagatacagcatata
This window contains:
- the CHST7 gene encoding carbohydrate sulfotransferase 7 — encoded protein: MVKRRGARSLWLLLLLYAGLMLFLLSVMLHEGWRGGRRSSPERDYEGGWNRSPLRRLCPHLDQSLWAEDGLDGTEEAAVSPPPRTHVYLHATWRSGSSFLGELFNQHPAVFYLYEPAWHMWQSLYPGDAESLQGALRDLLGSLFRCDFSALRLYAGDNLTSAGVFGWKSNKVICSAPFCLSPAGEFNSTAGRRREEVGLVEPKDCEQRCPARPLRDLEAECLRYPVVVIKDVRLLELSSLRPLLRDPGLNLRVVQLFRDPRAVHNSRLRSKRSLLRESLQVLRSRLRGADAAGRALQQQQLHRGGADYLVSGSLEVICQAWLRDLLLVQGHSPPWLRHRYLSIRYEDLVLAPHKELHRLLRFTGLPALPALEDFVLNMTRGASYSSDKPFLVSARNAREAMSAWRERLSREQVRRVEEACGDAMRVLSYLPQEG